Proteins from a genomic interval of Nasonia vitripennis strain AsymCx chromosome 3, Nvit_psr_1.1, whole genome shotgun sequence:
- the Abtb2 gene encoding ankyrin repeat and BTB (POZ) domain containing 2 — MEGQRRGHPQQVMSFIAESTGGVSSDTDHHYSGSPLSLSVSIPEPGHEILKPKPRREEAISACPGEMTCTAGAISECGCIICLELSNDNSDEREDLEVPAMRTGESSNFILRRALPLVVREPTKEWQEEAASDPEPEPTPPQQQQQQQQQHKTVIYFGDSAERSRENNNSSGKENKDFWKDEPDFVLSLSPGPEDALRIEQQDEEESCFKPDWSFVQQWRLRGPAHGSSSTRELYAGYGKMVAERDTDSLAPTPTPHHSHQQQQQQQQQQLCELRARRAESSSDENRSSGHASMSSSGSPARRHQQLGCRELRSSGSGLEDIKLAIQQLTMRSQTSSSTYSSLSGMSSVAGGRSRAALQRHSSLETVNTNASCSAADEFVWLDSQSRLVELQQPPWSQQDVLRCLQQGRAREHLARLHMETLPRLSYLLQRALVRLARECQRLSRPLGLCSKHEVCSAFRILLCPALADSCIKACLRAAAIYAVSLRQPGEQLRQSKAERAGLQMPVGRFLSWMSAEVRLGRMVHEYAAVYLAAGVENLLEEMVLQCLQTCADAGGQLTASLLEHAIANSPDLWGLLQPYAHLNAGRLASGALAMPRWPSASSLGSSSTSSQSHPSSLEPSLLTTCVGSLQELQDLVAKLSRSARCPLPLTSKALHVLFYYMRCSQLEHAERASGIQELAYERAYVVLPPLVEWLRVAGAHAEHRHAQCIDHDDIGQAARLLLPGVDCPVRPISSKKIDDKEYVRRFSMEMAFKLLTSGRPELISQALGLLPATKINTINDNGLTALMLACINGDESAVIALVDAGADLNVETPAPSYGQSSGFYAETQHWTALTYTALLGHCTIARILLERGAAVEGGAKHSEDDKPTITPLQAATASGNTEMVALLLAHGAQPFLSTLIKDTFSYSGSAQRGCYSAISVATAHGQRNVLHQLLSHPLNFSARRGEKEVLSLEEILAEGNAGTVPQHAVDSRANQRDGNESVFSKVQMKALQEAMYHSAESNHLDITMELRGLKVSWTLHCWMHSLLTAHERRLDSVIDQLLQDFLQVCSDDYSTQFVQECLPLLFNIFRHSKQKEGTTLLLADIFCTCFGWEAIKPIKDATLSSGSRIDPKFVNNPELSDVQFRVEGRVFYGHKIVLVTSSPRFRNMLSSKLCEGNPPIVQINDIRYHIFQLVMEFLYHGGCATLQVNQNDVLELMAAANFFQLDGLLRFCEVQCSAVVDLDNVVSMYIHAKVYNAVQLLEYCQGFLLQNMVTLLTYDDSVKRLLFAKKLPNHDVLAGLLSTLQARIKARKPQNTK; from the exons ATGGAGGGACAACGACGTGGTCACCCGCAGCAGGTGATGTCATTTATCGCCGAGTCTACCGGGGGTGTCTCCTCCGATACGGATCATCACTACAGCGGCAGTCCGCTCAGTTTGAGCGTTTCCATACCCGAGCCCGGACACGAGATTCTCAAGCCGAAACCTCGAAG AGAAGAAGCTATATCGGCATGTCCGGGTGAAATGACGTGCACCGCCGGGGCCATCAGCGAGTGTGGCTGCATCATATGTCTGGAGCTGAGCAACGACAATTCGGATGAACGAGAGGATCTGGAAGTGCCAGCGATGAGGACCGGCGAATCGAGCAATTTCATCCTGCGCCGAGCTTTGCCTCTGGTCGTTAGGGAGCCCACGAAGGAGTGGCAGGAAGAAGCGGCCTCGGACCCCGAGCCCGAGCCGACTcccccgcagcagcagcagcagcagcagcagcagcacaagaCGGTTATCTATTTCGGCGACAGCGCGGAACGATCGCGGGAGAACAATAACAGCAGTGGCAAGGAGAACAAAGACTTTTGGAAGGACGAGCCGGATTTCGTGCTGAGCCTCAGCCCCGGCCCGGAAGACGCGCTGAGGATCGAGCAGCAGGATGAGGAGGAGAGTTGCTTCAAACCGGACTGGAGCTTTGTGCAGCAGTGGAGACTTAGGGG GCCGGCGCATGGATCGAGCAGCACGAGGGAGCTGTACGCCGGCTACGGTAAGATGGTAGCGGAGCGGGACACGGACAGCCTGGCGCCGACCCCGACGCCGCATCACtcgcaccagcagcagcagcagcagcagcagcagcagctctgcGAATTGCGAGCTCGCCGAGCCGAGAGCTCGTCGGACGAGAACAGGTCGTCGGGCCACGCGAGCATGTCCAGCAGCGGCTCGCCGGCGCGACGTCACCAGCAACTCGGCTGCAGGGAGCTGAGGAGCTCGGGCAGCGGTTTGGAGGACATCAAGCTGGCGATTCAGCAGCTGACGATGCGCTCGCAGACCTCGAGCTCGACCTACTCGTCTCTGTCGGGAATGTCCTCGGTCGCGGGTGGACGCAGCAGGGCTGCCCTGCAGAGGCACTCGAGCCTCGAGACGGTGAACACCAACGCGAGCTGCAGTGCCGCGGACGAGTTCGTCTGGCTGGACTCGCAGAGCAGGCTGGTCGAGCTGCAACAGCCGCCCTGGTCGCAGCAGGACGTGCTACGCTGTCTGCAGCAGGGCAGGGCGAGAGAGCACCTGGCCAGGCTGCACATGGAGACGCTGCCGAGGTTGTCGTATCTGCTGCAGAGAGCCCTGGTGAGGCTAGCCCGCGAGTGCCAGAGACTGAGTCGGCCGCTGGGCCTGTGCAGCAAGCACGAAGTCTGCAGCGCTTTCAGGATTCTTCTGTGCCCTGCCTTGGCGGACTCGTGCATCAAAGCCTGTCTGAGAGCCGCGGCTATTTACGCGGTGAGCCTGAGACAGCCCGGTGAACAGCTGCGTCAGAGCAAGGCCGAGAGAGCTGGACTGCAGATGCCCGTCGGCAGGTTTCTCAGCTGGATGAGCGCCGAGGTCAGGCTGGGTCGAATGGTACACGAGTACGCGGCGGTCTACCTCGCGGCCGGAGTGGAGAATCTTCTGGAGGAGATGGTGCTGCAGTGTCTGCAGACCTGCGCCGACGCTGGGGGACAGCTCACCGCGAGCTTGCTCGAGCACGCGATCGCCAATAGCCCGGATCTCTGGGGTCTGCTTCAGCCGTACGCTCACCTCAACGCCGGTCGACTTGCCTCAG GTGCCCTGGCGATGCCTCGTTGGCCAAGTGCCAGTTCGCTCGGCAGCTCGTCCACCTCTTCCCAGTCGCATCCTAGTAGTCTCGAGCCGTCGCTTCTGACGACCTGCGTTGGGTCCCTGCAGGAGCTCCAGGATCTCGTTGCCAAGCTATCCCGTTCGGCTCGTTGTCCTTTGCCACTGACGAGCAAGGCCCTCCATGTCTTGTTTTACTACATGCGTTGCTCTCAG TTGGAACACGCCGAGCGCGCTTCCGGGATCCAGGAGCTGGCATACGAACGCGCCTACGTCGTCCTGCCACCGCTGGTCGAGTGGCTGCGCGTCGCGGGTGCCCACGCCGAGCATCGCCACGCCCAGTGCATCGATCACGACGACATCGGTCAAGCGGCGAGGTTACTCTTGCCTGGCGTCGATTGTCCAGTTAGGCCGATCTC TTCAAAGAAAATCGATGACAAGGAATACGTTCGTCGTTTCAGTATGGAAATGGCTTTCAAATTGTTGACCAGCGGTCGACCTGAATTAATATCTCAAGCACTCGGACTCTTGCCAGCCACGAAAATCAATACCATCAACGATAACGGCTTGACCGCTCTCATGTTGGCCTGCATCAACGGAGATGAAAGCGCGGTTATCGCTCTCGTCGATGCCGGTGCCGATCTAAACGTAGAAACCCCGGCTCCTAGTTATGGTCAGTCTTCT GGATTCTACGCGGAGACTCAGCATTGGACAGCGTTGACTTACACGGCACTGCTTGGCCATTGCACTATTGCCAGGATATTACTGGAGCGCGGTGCCGCTGTCGAGGGCGGCGCCAAGCATAGCGAAGACGACAAGCCCACGATAACTCCTTTGCAAGCGGCAACCGCTTCTGGAAACACGGAAATGGTTGCGCTGCTCTTGGCTCACGGAGCTCAGCCTTTTCTCTCGACTCTGATCAAAGACACTTTTTCTTACTCCGGCTCTGCGCAACGTGGATGCTACAG CGCAATTTCCGTGGCAACAGCTCACGGGCAGAGAAACGTTCTACATCAGTTATTGTCCCATCCTCTCAATTTCTCGGCAAGACGAGGGGAGAAGGAAGTACTTTCGCTTGAGGAGATACTTGCTGAAGGAAATGCTGGCACAGTTCCGCAGCATGCGGTCGACAGTCGAGCGAATCAAAGGGACGGAAATGAATCAGTTTTCAGCAAAGTTCAAATGAAAGCACTTCAAGAGGCAATGTATCACAGTGCCGAAAGCAATCATCTAGATATAACTATGGAACTCCGAGGATTAAAGGTCTCTTGGACATTACACTGTTGGATGCACAGTCTCTTGACCGCTCATGAGAGACGTCTCGATTCCGTTATTGATCAACTCCTTCAAGACTTCCTTCAAGTTTGTTCCGATGATTATTCGACACAATTCGTTCAGGAGTGCCTCCCTTtactatttaatattttcagacATAGTAAG caaAAAGAGGGAACAACATTATTGCTAGCCGATATATTTTGTACGTGCTTCGGTTGGGAAGCGATAAAACCTATTAAAGACGCTACCCTTTCCAGTGGATCTAGAATAGATCCGAAATTTGTGAATAATCCTGAATTAAGCGACGTGCAATTCCGCGTTGAAGGTAGAGTTTTTTATGGCCATAAAATTGTTCTTGTCACCTCATCGCCAAGATTCAGAAACATGCTGAGCTCAAAATTATGCGAGGGCAATCCTCCCATCGTACAAATCAACGACATTCGTTATCACATATTTCAG CTGGTTATGGAGTTTTTATACCATGGAGGTTGCGCCACTTTACAAGTTAATCAAAACGACGTGTTGGAATTAATGGCAGCAGCTAATTTCTTTCAGCTGGATGGGTTATTACGATTCTGCGAAGTGCAGTGTTCGGCGGTTGTTGATCTTGACAATGTCGTGTCCATGTATATTCATGCCAAG GTCTATAATGCAGTACAGCTCTTAGAGTACTGTCAAGGATTTCTACTTCAAAATATGGTTACCCTTCTCACGTATGACGATTCCGTGAAGAGATTATTGTTTGCTAAAAAATTACCAAATCATGATGTTTTAGCAGGACTTCTTTCTACATTACAGGCAAGAATAAAAGCCAGAAAACCGCAAAATACGAAGTGA